A region of Bombyx mori chromosome 13, ASM3026992v2 DNA encodes the following proteins:
- the LOC134199986 gene encoding uncharacterized protein LOC134199986 — protein sequence MSHPEGHGPKTTARASTVSPKPKPKQGDAKKFSVPPQTISVRRSIGEWEKASYTCKLDEATACAGRAKQQLNAARNLKGELKIEAFKMLDRLLEIVKKLEMPSKTKVEKEVMKQMYRENSKTEMGTSNLKNIIEEHSKVLGETVKEMDRLRTVIRRHEEKMDDTAQNAEKRDGGHSGGEFLAEIRELKRLTQETRVRTDEAQGVIPSYAEVLSRPPAARVDKPKFSVIVGSKNVIDTSADVIEKLRGALDARRSGLKIERLRRVRDAKVVLSCASKEEMEKLSEQLKNDKNLTAEVAKNKKPLVVLKNLMAYNTDDDIRTALAEQNRHLLEDLSADETAVEVRYRRRARNQQECHAVLQVSPELWQRLTSAGRVYIDLQHVRVQDQSPLVQCTRCLAYGHGRKQCADDVDLCNYCGGPHLKSSCTQLAAAQAPKCINCTRAKLTETAHTAFGDCCPVRRKWDALARAAIAYG from the coding sequence ATGAGTCATCCCGAGGGTCATGGACCAAAAACCACAGCCAGAGCTTCCACAGTCTCTCCTAAACCCAAACCGAAACAAGGCGACGCGAAAAAGTTTTCGGTGCCCCCCCAAACGATTTCGGTTAGGAGGAGCATCGGGGAATGGGAGAAGGCTTCATATACATGCAAATTGGACGAAGCAACAGCATGCGCGGGCAGAGCAAAACAACAGCTCAACGCCGCACGCAACTTGAAAGGGGAGTTAAAAATTGAAGCCTTTAAAATGCTGGATAGGTTACTCGAAATTGTGAAAAAGTTGGAAATGCCCTCGAAAACAAAGGTAGAGAAGGAGGTCATGAAGCAGATGTACCGCGAAAATAGCAAGACAGAAATGGGCACGAGCAAcctgaaaaatattattgaggAGCATAGTAAGGTTTTGGGAGAGACTGTGAAAGAAATGGACCGACTACGCACGGTTATTAGGAGACACGAGGAGAAAATGGATGACACGGCACAAAACGCCGAAAAACGAGATGGGGGACATAGCGGTGGAGAGTTTCTGGCGGAAATCCGTGAGCTCAAGCGACTCACACAAGAGACCCGGGTACGGACCGACGAGGCGCAGGGGGTAATTCCCTCGTACGCGGAGGTCCTGTCTCGGCCACCAGCCGCTAGAGTGGACAAGCCGAAGTTCTCCGTCATCGTGGGTTCAAAAAACGTCATCGATACTAGTGCTGATGTCATAGAAAAGCTGAGAGGGGCGTTAGATGCACGGCGCAGCGGTCTAAAGATAGAGCGTCTCCGTAGGGTACGCGATGCGAAGGTGGTTTTGAGCTGCGCGAGTAAAGAGGAGATGGAAAAGTTGTCCGAGCAGCTAAAGAACGATAAGAACCTTACTGCCGAGGTGGCTAAGAACAAAAAGCCACTCGTCGTGCTTAAAAATCTCATGGCGTACAATACGGATGACGACATCCGAACGGCACTCGCTGAGCAAAACCGGCACCTGCTGGAGGATCTTTCAGCCGACGAAACCGCCGTGGAGGTAAGGTACCGGAGGAGGGCGAGGAATCAACAGGAGTGCCACGCCGTCCTCCAGGTATCGCCCGAATTATGGCAAAGGCTAACGTCGGCTGGAAGAGTATACATTGACCTCCAGCATGTGAGGGTGCAGGACCAGTCACCACTGGTGCAGTGCACCAGATGCCTGGCGTACGGCCACGGCCGGAAGCAGTGCGCGGACGATGTGGATCTCTGCAATTACTGTGGCGGTCCGCATCTCAAAAGTTCGTGCACGCAACTGGCGGCCGCCCAGGCACCGAAGTGTATTAACTGCACCAGGGCCAAGCTGACTGAAACTGCCCATACGGCATTTGGTGACTGCTGCCCTGTTAGGAGAAAGTGGGATGCGCTGGCCAGGGCGGCAATAGCCTATGGCTAG